In Persephonella sp. IF05-L8, the following are encoded in one genomic region:
- the ileS gene encoding isoleucine--tRNA ligase — translation MDWKDTLNLPKTSFPMKGNLPNREPEFIKKWDEINLYKRLREERKGRDKYILHDGPPYANGNIHLGHALNKVLKDILVKYQSMLGKDAPFVPGWDCHGLPIEQQVEKQLKKEKKRKEDLSKAEFRRLCREYAAKYVEIQKEEFKRLGIIGNWEKPYLTMRPSYQAQEIRELGKIFKRGIAYRGKKPVYWCIYDKTAEAEAEVEYADKKDPSVYVAFELVEPPFDIQKKTYAVIWTTTPWTLPANLGVMVNPEFDYVFLDEGEKVFIVAKELLESFKEKTGIEGNVIKEVKGRELEFLEYKHPFIDRVSKIYLSEFVELGTGTGLVHMAPGHGQEDYVIGQRYGVEPFAPVDDEGRFTKEAPEFIQGLRVFDANEPIIEKLKEVGALLHHETIKHSYPHCWRCKNPVIFRATPQWFIAMDAVLENGNTLRGEAIKEIERVKWIPHWGENRIKSMVENRPDWCISRQRSWGVPIAVFYCENCDYIVEEEEVFEHVAKLVENYEYGADIWFEKDAKELLPEGYKCPKCGGTEFKKEEDILDVWFDSGVSHASVLKTGFWEELRWPADMYLEGSDQHRGWFQSSLLEGVASYDRAPYDSVLTHGFILDEKGRKMSKSLGNVIAPEKVIKMYGADIIRLWVVSEDYTEDIKIGMNLLKAIADDYRKIRNTFRYFLGNLYDFNPETDMVKYEDMLEIDRWMLSKLQRLIDIAHSSYQNHRFHRIYHEIKKFMIVDLSAIYLDILKDRLYVYAPDTIERKSAQTTLYIMLTSLAKLLVPILSFTMEEVWNHVREFDKTAKESIHLEEMPLVNESLINQELENTYSDLLKIRDDVLKALEEARKKDIIRHPYEAKVILKLPEHYEKLVEERIDWIKFFFTVSQIELSEKPEGEVVIEGESVKEAVVAVKQAEGEKCPRCWIYDVSVGKDGQPVCDRCLQQLQIMKIDINQIEEDK, via the coding sequence TTGGACTGGAAAGACACCCTTAACCTGCCTAAAACGTCATTTCCAATGAAAGGGAATTTACCAAATAGAGAACCTGAATTTATAAAAAAATGGGATGAGATTAATTTATATAAAAGATTAAGGGAGGAAAGAAAAGGAAGGGACAAGTATATACTCCATGATGGACCCCCTTATGCCAATGGTAATATTCATCTGGGACATGCACTTAACAAGGTTTTAAAGGACATTCTTGTTAAATACCAATCTATGCTGGGTAAAGACGCTCCTTTTGTTCCTGGTTGGGACTGCCATGGTCTTCCTATTGAGCAGCAGGTTGAAAAACAGCTAAAAAAAGAGAAAAAAAGAAAGGAAGACCTTTCCAAAGCAGAGTTTAGAAGATTATGCAGAGAATACGCAGCAAAATATGTTGAGATACAGAAAGAAGAGTTTAAAAGACTTGGGATAATCGGGAACTGGGAAAAGCCTTATCTTACAATGAGACCTTCTTATCAGGCTCAGGAGATTAGAGAGCTTGGAAAGATATTCAAAAGAGGAATAGCTTACAGAGGTAAAAAGCCTGTTTACTGGTGTATATACGACAAAACAGCTGAGGCTGAGGCTGAGGTTGAATATGCAGATAAAAAAGACCCATCTGTTTATGTTGCTTTTGAGCTTGTTGAACCGCCGTTTGATATACAGAAAAAAACCTATGCTGTGATATGGACAACAACCCCATGGACACTTCCTGCAAACCTTGGGGTTATGGTTAATCCTGAGTTTGATTATGTTTTCCTTGATGAAGGAGAAAAGGTTTTCATAGTTGCAAAAGAGCTTCTGGAAAGCTTCAAGGAAAAAACAGGGATAGAAGGGAATGTTATAAAAGAGGTAAAAGGTAGAGAGCTTGAGTTTTTAGAGTATAAACATCCGTTTATAGACAGGGTTTCAAAGATATACCTTTCTGAGTTTGTTGAGCTTGGAACAGGAACAGGGCTTGTTCATATGGCTCCTGGGCATGGTCAGGAAGACTATGTGATAGGACAGAGATACGGAGTTGAGCCTTTTGCCCCTGTTGATGATGAGGGAAGGTTTACGAAGGAAGCTCCTGAGTTTATACAGGGATTAAGGGTTTTTGATGCCAATGAGCCTATTATAGAAAAGCTTAAAGAGGTTGGAGCACTACTTCACCATGAAACAATAAAACACTCATACCCACACTGCTGGAGATGTAAAAATCCTGTTATTTTCAGGGCTACACCCCAGTGGTTTATAGCTATGGATGCTGTTTTAGAAAATGGAAATACCCTTAGAGGAGAGGCTATTAAAGAGATAGAAAGGGTTAAATGGATACCCCACTGGGGAGAAAACAGAATAAAATCCATGGTGGAAAACAGACCTGACTGGTGTATATCAAGACAGAGAAGCTGGGGAGTGCCCATAGCTGTTTTTTACTGTGAAAACTGCGACTACATAGTGGAAGAGGAAGAAGTTTTTGAGCATGTTGCAAAGCTTGTTGAAAACTATGAATACGGTGCTGATATATGGTTTGAAAAAGATGCAAAGGAATTACTCCCAGAAGGATATAAATGTCCAAAATGTGGAGGCACAGAGTTTAAAAAAGAAGAGGATATCCTTGATGTATGGTTTGACTCAGGGGTGTCCCATGCTTCCGTACTAAAAACAGGTTTCTGGGAAGAACTTAGATGGCCTGCTGATATGTATCTTGAAGGTTCAGACCAGCATAGAGGCTGGTTCCAGTCTTCACTCCTTGAAGGTGTGGCATCTTACGACAGAGCCCCCTATGACAGCGTTTTAACCCACGGATTTATCCTTGATGAAAAAGGCCGTAAGATGTCAAAATCCCTTGGAAACGTGATAGCCCCTGAGAAAGTCATAAAGATGTATGGAGCTGACATCATAAGGCTATGGGTTGTTTCTGAGGATTACACAGAAGATATAAAAATCGGAATGAACCTGCTAAAAGCTATAGCAGACGACTACAGAAAAATTAGAAATACATTCAGATATTTTCTTGGAAACCTTTATGATTTTAATCCTGAAACGGATATGGTTAAATACGAAGATATGCTTGAGATAGACCGATGGATGCTGTCTAAACTCCAGAGATTAATTGATATAGCCCATAGCTCTTACCAGAACCATAGATTTCACAGAATATACCATGAGATAAAGAAATTTATGATTGTTGACCTGTCAGCTATATATCTGGATATCCTAAAGGACAGGCTATATGTATATGCACCGGATACAATTGAAAGAAAATCTGCCCAGACAACACTTTATATAATGCTTACATCACTTGCCAAACTACTTGTACCAATTTTATCCTTTACTATGGAAGAAGTTTGGAACCATGTTAGAGAGTTTGATAAAACAGCAAAAGAAAGTATTCATCTTGAGGAAATGCCCCTTGTAAATGAAAGTCTGATAAATCAGGAACTTGAAAATACCTATTCAGACCTGTTGAAAATCAGGGATGATGTGCTGAAAGCCCTTGAAGAAGCCCGTAAAAAAGATATTATCAGACATCCTTATGAGGCAAAAGTAATTCTTAAGCTTCCAGAACACTATGAAAAACTTGTTGAAGAGAGAATAGATTGGATTAAATTTTTCTTTACTGTGTCCCAGATTGAACTATCTGAAAAACCTGAGGGTGAAGTGGTAATTGAAGGGGAAAGTGTTAAAGAGGCTGTTGTGGCTGTTAAACAGGCAGAAGGAGAAAAATGTCCAAGATGCTGGATTTATGACGTATCCGTTGGAAAAGATGGACAACCTGTATGTGATAGATGTCTCCAGCAATTACAAATAATGAAAATTGATATCAATCAGATAGAGGAGGATAAATGA
- a CDS encoding HU family DNA-binding protein — MKKSDLIEIIAEEFPHLDRKEVFQIVNGIFEAMIEGLQNGEKIEIRGLGTFKVKERPEKMARNPRTGEKILVPARKTVHFKTGKLLKSRLNGKGA, encoded by the coding sequence ATGAAAAAGTCAGACCTGATAGAGATTATTGCAGAGGAATTTCCACATCTTGACAGAAAGGAAGTGTTCCAGATTGTAAACGGAATTTTTGAGGCTATGATTGAAGGCCTTCAAAATGGGGAAAAGATAGAAATAAGAGGTCTTGGAACATTCAAGGTTAAAGAAAGACCTGAAAAAATGGCAAGGAACCCAAGAACAGGTGAAAAAATCCTTGTTCCTGCCAGAAAAACAGTTCATTTCAAAACAGGAAAACTGCTAAAAAGCAGACTTAACGGAAAAGGGGCTTAA
- the mnmG gene encoding tRNA uridine-5-carboxymethylaminomethyl(34) synthesis enzyme MnmG, with protein MVYDTEFDVVVIGGGHAGIEAALSAAKLGVKTALITLDKEKIGLMPCNPAIGGIAKGIVVREIDAFGGEMGKAIDATGLQYKTLNTRKGPAVRSPRAQADKEEYRKYMVNKTQNTENLTVIEGEATDIFLKPHSNEVEGVEIDGKLRIKTKSVVVTTGTFLDGVIHIGDKQIPAGRMGEKPATKLPEFYRRAGFPLQRFKTGTPARLDKRTIDFSGLEEAPGDEPPPKFSFWTEPYGSYWFREGQKEQIPCYITHTTPETHRIIRENLHRTALYGGAITGIGPRYCPSIEDKIVKFANKERHTVWLEPETRNGISIYPNGLSTSLPEEVQWEMYRSIPGLENVVLLKPAYAIEYDIVPPTELYPTLETKRIKGLYHAGNFNGTTGYEEAAGQGLVAGINAALRALGKEPFYIRRDEAYIGVMIDDLTTKGVIEPYRLFTSRSEYRLHLRQDNPILRLYEKAYNLGMLTEEQYRYVKETEEEIQQWLDRYKEEKTKVGEKTVTAFELLKRPEMDVDKLKEYGIPIPERDYIKEEIDINVKYSGYFEREKRMNEKMRHLENIKIPEDINYEEIPGLRKEIVQKLTKAKPMTLGHAARLEGITPAAITAIMIHLEKIKKGH; from the coding sequence ATGGTTTACGACACAGAATTTGATGTTGTTGTTATAGGTGGAGGACATGCAGGGATAGAGGCAGCTCTATCAGCTGCAAAATTAGGAGTGAAGACTGCCCTTATAACACTGGACAAAGAAAAAATAGGTCTTATGCCCTGTAACCCTGCAATTGGAGGAATAGCTAAAGGAATAGTAGTCCGTGAGATAGATGCCTTTGGCGGTGAAATGGGAAAAGCTATCGATGCAACAGGCCTACAGTATAAAACCCTAAACACAAGAAAAGGCCCTGCAGTTCGTTCTCCAAGGGCACAGGCAGATAAAGAGGAATACAGAAAATATATGGTAAATAAAACCCAGAATACTGAAAATCTAACGGTTATAGAAGGGGAAGCTACAGATATATTCCTGAAACCCCATTCAAACGAGGTAGAAGGTGTTGAGATAGATGGAAAACTCAGAATAAAAACAAAATCTGTTGTTGTAACAACAGGAACATTTTTAGATGGTGTTATTCATATAGGAGATAAACAGATACCTGCAGGAAGAATGGGGGAAAAACCTGCAACAAAACTTCCTGAGTTTTACAGAAGAGCAGGTTTTCCACTCCAGAGATTTAAAACAGGAACTCCTGCCAGACTGGATAAAAGAACAATTGATTTTTCAGGTCTTGAGGAAGCTCCTGGAGATGAACCACCACCAAAGTTTTCATTCTGGACAGAGCCTTACGGCTCATACTGGTTCAGAGAAGGTCAGAAAGAACAAATTCCTTGCTATATAACACATACAACACCAGAAACCCACAGAATAATAAGGGAAAACCTCCACAGAACAGCCCTTTATGGTGGTGCAATAACAGGGATTGGCCCAAGATACTGTCCATCAATAGAAGACAAAATTGTAAAATTTGCCAATAAAGAAAGACATACAGTATGGCTTGAGCCTGAAACAAGGAACGGGATAAGCATTTATCCAAACGGCCTTTCAACATCTCTACCAGAAGAAGTCCAGTGGGAGATGTACCGTTCTATTCCGGGACTTGAAAATGTGGTTCTTCTAAAACCTGCCTATGCCATTGAATACGACATTGTCCCACCAACAGAGCTTTATCCTACCCTTGAAACAAAAAGAATAAAAGGGCTTTATCACGCAGGGAACTTCAATGGAACAACAGGATACGAAGAGGCAGCAGGACAGGGACTTGTTGCCGGTATAAATGCAGCTCTCAGAGCTTTAGGAAAAGAACCATTTTATATAAGAAGAGATGAAGCCTATATCGGAGTTATGATTGACGACCTTACAACAAAAGGGGTTATAGAACCTTACAGGTTGTTTACATCCCGTTCAGAGTACAGACTTCATCTCAGACAGGATAATCCTATTCTCAGGCTTTATGAAAAAGCATATAACCTTGGAATGCTGACAGAAGAGCAGTATAGATATGTAAAAGAAACTGAAGAAGAAATCCAGCAGTGGCTTGATAGATACAAAGAAGAAAAAACAAAAGTTGGAGAAAAAACAGTAACAGCCTTTGAGCTTTTAAAAAGACCAGAAATGGATGTTGATAAGCTAAAAGAGTATGGAATTCCTATACCTGAGAGGGATTACATAAAAGAAGAAATAGACATAAATGTTAAATATTCAGGTTATTTTGAAAGAGAAAAAAGAATGAATGAAAAGATGAGACATCTTGAGAATATAAAAATTCCGGAAGATATAAACTACGAGGAAATTCCAGGATTGAGAAAAGAAATCGTGCAGAAGCTAACAAAGGCAAAACCAATGACCCTTGGACATGCTGCAAGGCTTGAGGGAATTACTCCGGCAGCAATAACAGCAATAATGATACATCTTGAAAAAATAAAAAAGGGGCATTAA
- a CDS encoding DUF501 domain-containing protein, which produces MKVAKQFPVVFDKEKGIYIPQPTRFWILDKELHSAISRLEEKGFIKYWEDKVSKDEELFNFFVKLHLKEIHEREKLISNKKYPEYVVHKLLSTGIGGIQDYNKKPFKVKCLHLWTAYHLGDEKFRNPIGEFVIERL; this is translated from the coding sequence ATGAAAGTAGCAAAACAATTTCCAGTGGTTTTTGATAAAGAAAAAGGAATTTATATCCCCCAGCCTACAAGGTTCTGGATTTTAGACAAAGAACTACATTCAGCTATATCCAGACTGGAAGAGAAAGGCTTTATTAAATACTGGGAAGATAAAGTTTCAAAAGATGAAGAACTATTTAATTTTTTTGTAAAACTTCACCTTAAAGAAATTCATGAAAGGGAAAAACTAATCTCAAACAAAAAGTATCCTGAATATGTGGTTCATAAACTACTTTCAACAGGTATAGGTGGTATTCAGGATTACAATAAAAAACCTTTTAAGGTTAAATGTCTGCATCTCTGGACAGCATATCATCTGGGGGATGAAAAATTCAGAAATCCAATAGGTGAATTTGTGATAGAAAGGTTGTAA
- the thpR gene encoding RNA 2',3'-cyclic phosphodiesterase, with amino-acid sequence MKRIFIGSFVKIPNFKYEKIKKDFGGIIAGKWVPEKNFHITYTFIGNSSDKEISNIKQVLSPVLNKEIEVDIQFSGLGAFPNIYNPRVFFVKVKDNNGELSSLNSFISEKLAVLGYKSDKNFVPHITLKRIKHVKKQQFLNTMKRYSDIDFGSQAYIEVNIIESILTPEGAIYKKLD; translated from the coding sequence TTGAAAAGGATATTTATTGGTTCATTCGTAAAAATACCAAATTTTAAGTATGAAAAAATAAAAAAAGACTTTGGTGGAATAATCGCTGGGAAATGGGTTCCAGAAAAAAACTTCCATATCACATACACATTCATCGGAAACTCTTCAGATAAAGAAATCAGTAATATAAAGCAGGTTTTATCTCCTGTTCTGAATAAAGAGATAGAGGTTGATATTCAGTTTTCAGGTCTTGGAGCATTTCCAAATATTTATAATCCAAGGGTATTTTTTGTAAAAGTCAAAGATAACAATGGGGAATTAAGCAGTTTAAATTCATTTATTTCTGAAAAGCTTGCAGTTCTGGGATACAAGTCAGATAAAAATTTTGTGCCGCATATTACTTTAAAAAGAATAAAGCATGTAAAAAAACAGCAGTTTTTAAACACAATGAAAAGGTATTCTGATATAGATTTTGGCAGTCAGGCTTATATTGAAGTAAATATTATTGAGAGTATTCTAACACCTGAAGGCGCCATTTATAAAAAACTGGATTAA
- the thiC gene encoding phosphomethylpyrimidine synthase ThiC, with translation MSKYRVKRSTTYGKTQMDYAREGVITPEMEYVAQREQLPVELVRDEVARGRMVIPANINHYSLEPMAIGIAAKCKVNANIGNSAVVSDVEGELEKLRVALKYGADTVMDLSTGGNIDEIREAIIANSPVPVGTVPIYQALQEVRSIENLTEQDILDMIEHQAQQGVDYMTIHAGVLREFLPLVNHRLMGIVSRGGSIMAEWMTVHGKQNPLYTNFDKICEIFKKYDVTFSLGDGLRPGCINDASDEAQFAELKVLGELTKKAWEHGVQVMIEGPGHVPMDQIEMNIKKEMELCHEAPFYVLGPLVTDIAPGYDHIASAIGAAMAGWYGASMLCYVTPKEHLGLPNAEDVKQGLIAYKIAAHAADLARHRPGAKEWDDAMSRARYEFDWEKQFELAIDPETARKYHDETLPQEGFKSAKFCSMCGPSFCAYRISQNVQEAVKEEEQQFLNINK, from the coding sequence ATGAGTAAATACAGAGTTAAAAGAAGCACAACCTATGGTAAAACCCAGATGGATTATGCAAGGGAGGGAGTTATAACTCCGGAAATGGAGTATGTAGCCCAGAGGGAACAACTACCTGTAGAACTTGTTAGAGATGAAGTCGCAAGGGGAAGAATGGTAATCCCTGCTAATATAAACCATTACAGCCTTGAGCCTATGGCTATTGGTATCGCTGCTAAATGCAAAGTAAATGCAAATATCGGAAACTCTGCTGTTGTTTCCGATGTGGAAGGTGAACTGGAAAAGCTCAGAGTTGCTCTTAAGTATGGTGCTGATACTGTAATGGATTTATCAACAGGTGGAAATATAGATGAGATTAGGGAAGCAATTATTGCCAACTCTCCTGTTCCAGTTGGAACAGTTCCTATATATCAGGCTCTACAGGAAGTTCGCTCAATTGAAAATCTCACCGAACAGGATATCCTTGATATGATTGAGCATCAGGCTCAGCAAGGTGTTGATTATATGACAATCCATGCAGGAGTTTTAAGAGAGTTTTTACCACTGGTTAATCACAGGCTTATGGGGATTGTTTCCCGTGGTGGCTCAATAATGGCAGAATGGATGACTGTTCACGGAAAACAAAATCCACTTTATACAAACTTTGATAAGATTTGTGAAATATTCAAAAAGTATGACGTAACATTCTCCCTTGGAGATGGACTTAGACCTGGATGTATAAATGACGCATCTGATGAAGCACAATTTGCAGAGCTTAAAGTTCTTGGGGAGCTTACCAAAAAGGCGTGGGAACATGGTGTTCAAGTTATGATAGAAGGTCCCGGACACGTTCCAATGGACCAGATTGAGATGAATATCAAGAAAGAGATGGAGCTCTGCCATGAAGCACCATTCTATGTATTGGGACCACTGGTAACAGATATTGCTCCTGGATATGACCATATTGCATCTGCGATTGGCGCAGCTATGGCAGGATGGTATGGTGCATCAATGCTCTGTTATGTAACACCAAAAGAGCATCTTGGTCTTCCTAATGCAGAAGATGTTAAACAGGGGCTTATTGCTTATAAAATAGCAGCACACGCAGCAGACCTTGCAAGACACAGACCCGGTGCAAAAGAATGGGATGATGCAATGTCCAGAGCAAGATATGAATTTGACTGGGAAAAGCAGTTTGAACTGGCAATAGACCCTGAGACAGCAAGAAAATACCATGATGAAACACTTCCACAGGAAGGATTTAAATCGGCCAAGTTCTGTTCTATGTGTGGACCATCTTTCTGTGCTTACAGAATTTCCCAGAATGTTCAGGAGGCTGTTAAAGAGGAAGAGCAGCAATTTTTAAACATAAATAAATAA
- a CDS encoding ATP-binding protein: MEYFEKILESIEDPLIVVSKEGDIIYANQAGHFLKSQIGKSKLNQLFSELLSMEAIKTGRSVKGIFKEINNNKFLIDVFPFENKGITLLVRDITRFVELEEVARKEGLIITISKLLSSIFHDMKGPVGGIKGAAQLLKEDINDKELVEDILYEIKRIESLINEITNITKPVPLRKREINIHKLIDEAIKSLEKQYPEVKFERLYDPSIPDLFVDPDYMLRVLINIIKNGIEATDKKGIIRISTGISWDKVYSPAGNKIFIKIKDSGSGVPEDMIDKLFLPFVSTKKTGMGIGLSSSYKIVKDHGGVLRYIGNSTFEILLPISDRGKK, translated from the coding sequence ATGGAATATTTTGAGAAGATATTAGAGAGTATAGAAGACCCATTAATTGTTGTTTCTAAAGAAGGAGATATCATCTACGCTAACCAGGCAGGTCATTTTCTAAAATCCCAGATAGGAAAATCTAAGCTCAATCAATTATTCTCTGAGCTATTATCTATGGAAGCAATTAAAACAGGTCGTTCCGTAAAGGGAATTTTTAAAGAGATTAACAATAACAAATTTTTGATAGATGTCTTTCCTTTTGAAAACAAAGGAATAACACTGCTTGTAAGGGATATAACCAGATTTGTTGAACTTGAAGAAGTGGCCAGAAAAGAAGGACTGATAATAACCATTTCAAAACTGTTATCATCTATATTCCATGATATGAAAGGTCCAGTTGGAGGAATAAAAGGAGCAGCCCAGCTTCTTAAAGAGGATATAAATGACAAAGAGCTTGTGGAGGATATACTATACGAAATCAAAAGAATAGAAAGTTTGATTAATGAAATCACCAATATTACAAAACCTGTTCCCCTTAGAAAAAGAGAGATAAATATACACAAATTAATTGATGAAGCTATAAAATCTCTGGAAAAACAATATCCAGAAGTGAAATTTGAAAGGCTGTACGACCCAAGTATCCCTGACCTTTTTGTTGACCCTGATTATATGCTAAGGGTGCTTATAAACATAATAAAAAATGGTATTGAAGCTACAGACAAAAAAGGAATAATCAGAATATCTACAGGAATATCTTGGGACAAGGTTTACTCACCTGCAGGAAATAAGATTTTTATCAAAATAAAAGATAGCGGTTCTGGAGTTCCAGAAGATATGATAGATAAACTCTTTCTTCCATTTGTCTCAACCAAAAAAACAGGAATGGGTATCGGATTATCATCCTCTTACAAGATAGTAAAAGACCACGGAGGTGTTTTAAGATATATAGGTAATTCAACATTTGAAATACTGCTTCCCATATCAGATAGAGGTAAGAAATGA
- a CDS encoding sigma-54 dependent transcriptional regulator, with product MKAFVFDDERTIRNVLKKILQKEGIEVKTFETGGNALQLIQEENPDIVFLDISLPDANGIDILKSIVSLENRPYVVMISGHDEYNYLIEAMKLGAYDYIPKPFDIEKIRKVIQEIRKIAPTKTTAQQPEIDIVGKSPQMQEVFKLIGRASASNQPVLITGESGTGKEVVAQLIHRHSSRAEAPFIAINCAAIPAGLIESELFGYEKGAFTGADRKKTGKFEAANGGTLFLDEISELPLEAQGKLLRALQEMEITPVGSNKSIKVDVRVIAATNKDLVKMVASGKFREDLFYRLSVVEINLPPLRERKEDIPELVELFTKQALKTHRLKKGGFTEDAVQMLMNYDFPGNIRELKNLVNKLIVIYRERPITADIVRKYIYPQETTTTDWQEGIRKEVKQMLEKEKKNIYVKLIEKAETIIIEEVLKYTNGNISEAAKYLGIHRNTIHKKIEELNISKGKVRK from the coding sequence ATGAAGGCTTTTGTTTTTGATGATGAGAGAACAATAAGAAATGTTCTGAAAAAAATTCTACAAAAAGAAGGAATTGAAGTAAAAACATTTGAAACAGGAGGTAATGCATTACAGCTTATTCAGGAAGAGAACCCTGACATCGTATTCCTTGATATCTCTCTCCCTGATGCAAATGGTATAGATATCCTTAAATCAATTGTTTCCCTTGAAAACAGACCTTATGTTGTAATGATTTCTGGTCATGATGAGTATAACTATCTGATTGAAGCAATGAAACTTGGAGCCTACGACTATATACCCAAGCCCTTTGATATAGAAAAAATTAGAAAAGTAATTCAGGAAATTAGAAAGATTGCCCCTACAAAAACTACAGCACAACAACCTGAAATAGACATTGTCGGTAAAAGCCCTCAAATGCAAGAAGTTTTTAAGCTAATAGGAAGAGCCAGTGCAAGTAATCAGCCTGTTTTAATAACAGGAGAAAGCGGAACAGGTAAAGAGGTTGTAGCACAGCTTATACATAGACATAGCAGCAGGGCAGAAGCTCCTTTTATCGCAATTAACTGCGCAGCAATACCTGCAGGGCTTATAGAAAGTGAGCTTTTTGGATATGAAAAGGGAGCATTCACAGGAGCAGACAGAAAAAAAACAGGAAAGTTTGAGGCAGCAAATGGGGGAACGCTGTTTTTAGATGAGATTAGCGAACTACCCCTTGAAGCTCAGGGGAAATTGCTTAGGGCACTGCAGGAAATGGAAATAACTCCAGTAGGTTCAAACAAAAGTATAAAAGTAGATGTAAGGGTTATAGCAGCTACCAATAAAGACCTTGTTAAGATGGTTGCTTCAGGAAAATTCAGGGAAGACCTTTTTTACAGGCTATCTGTAGTAGAGATAAACCTCCCACCTTTAAGGGAAAGAAAAGAAGATATACCTGAACTTGTTGAGCTATTTACAAAACAGGCACTTAAAACCCACAGGCTTAAAAAAGGTGGTTTCACAGAAGATGCTGTTCAAATGCTTATGAATTATGATTTTCCCGGAAATATAAGAGAGTTAAAAAATCTGGTCAACAAACTGATAGTTATATACAGGGAGAGGCCTATCACTGCTGATATAGTAAGAAAATATATCTATCCCCAGGAAACAACCACTACAGACTGGCAGGAAGGAATACGAAAAGAAGTAAAACAGATGCTGGAGAAGGAAAAAAAGAATATTTATGTTAAGCTGATAGAAAAAGCCGAAACTATAATAATAGAAGAAGTTTTGAAATATACAAACGGTAATATTTCAGAGGCTGCAAAATATCTTGGAATTCATAGAAATACAATCCACAAAAAAATAGAGGAATTAAATATAAGCAAGGGGAAGGTGAGAAAATGA